The following is a genomic window from Diabrotica undecimpunctata isolate CICGRU unplaced genomic scaffold, icDiaUnde3 ctg00002733.1, whole genome shotgun sequence.
gttctatggatgtgaaacctggacaacaaaaataaaaaatcttaacaaattagaagcgtttgagttatggtgttaccgtcgcatgctcagaataccGGGGACAGCACAAATATCTAACGAACgtgtgctagagaccgtgcacaaagagcgagaattgatcaacatcatcaaaatgagaaaggtccaatatttcggtcatataatgagaggacctaaatatcgcttactccggttaatcattcagggcaaaatcgaaggaaaacgttgagtcggaagaaaacaactgtcctggctgcgtaacattagacaatggacaggtcgaacggtcgaggaactgtttcatctagctgccgaccgagaatcatttcatcagtttgtcaatatgacgatagccaacgcttgaatacaagcacggcacacaaagaagaagcaGATGTAAATACTGAGATGCCTACAGACGACATTCATACAATCTGTTAAAATTTTAGTATTAGATGCAGTTTTTTAGCCACCATGTCCTTCTGTCAGGTCCACTTTTAGAGTTAATTTTACCTTGAATGATTGGTTGATAAACATTATAATTTATTAAGTATTTCTGAGACCCATCCTCAATCGGTGTGCATTGCACATTTTCCAGCACATGTCATACATACCTATCACACAGATCATACAAACTTCTCACCTTGAATTTACAGTAGTTTCTTGTGgtcaacaacgatgccaaatttcaTCAGAAAATGTGCGTAATTATAGTACcaaaaatataaatacctttattgataaataaatttatagaaTTATATTACCTACATTTTCTGGCTGTCAGTGAtcttaaaacacaaaaaataattatgtatCATTCAAAATTACTTACTTAAAGCACCCATGATGGAAGAACCTTCCTTCTGCAGACAGCCGTTCCATAAGATAGACACGCTTCTTGCAGAAATGACAAAATTCGGAATTATTGGGCGTTGGTAAAGCTGGCTGACGATTCGTCTAGAATGTTTAAAAGAATACTTACTTAAACAtgtattttaaatatgtatttatttatatataacattTCTCGTAAATAAGTAAAGGGGAAAACAAAGATTTAGAATTTAATAGAAGGCTTCTTCAGACAAATTCAGACTAAACGTTTTCCGTGTTTAAGTGTATCTTTTTCGGATGACTCTTATGTAGCTGACCGTGCCGATCATTGATCACTGTTGTGTCCCTTTAGATGTTATAGGGGAGTTGCTATTACCACGCGGTCTGTCTGTTGGCATGTTTTATATGTTTCATCACACTACCATCCAATCCAAAAGAATTATGTTGGTGATTCTCTCTTCCATTGGTCTATTTCTGAACCAGACAACCTCAATCACGAACTTTCCTATTTTGATGTGACGCTCGGAAGTCTACAATACTTGTAAATTTCCTCCCATATATTCGCTGTCATAAACAGAATCAACAAGATCGATCcatcgcaaagaaggtatcaggtcTTTTTTGTTTCCATTCtgttctgtattttttattttctttttgaagtTATGTCTGTCTTCTTGTTTTACTTCTTCATTTATTTGTCTAACGATTCTTGGAATACCTTTCACTCTTCTAAGAAACCTCATTTGACTTACTAGGATCCTAGAGTTTAGAGTAGAGTTCTAGATGTTTCGGCGCCATTACCCGCTGTCACATCCATATAACACCAGTCTTTTGAAGTTTTATCATTGTATTATTTCTTGATCTTTAATCTTCTGTGAATTGTGAAGTATATATAATGAAACCGGTTAACTTCGCTATCGCTTGTCAAATCCGAAGGAATCTCATGAAAATAAATAGAGAGACTGAGGAAAAAGACATCAGGTACCAACCTCTTGACTTTTAAACCCCGAAAAAGACTGTCAAACCTGAATCCGCCAACCCAGTCAAATCTTCACCTTAAgttcattttacaataaaacaaTGTAGTGAGAACTTCAAGACAAGTACGCAAATCACCTTGAGGTTACCCTTTTTGGTATTGTACCTTCATCTTTTTTCCAGAACAGAGAGAGACTGGTTTTATATGGTTTTCCAATCTTACTGCACAAAAATACATGTCCTCCTCAGATGATAGTCACAGCTGTACCTCGCAGCACTACAtagaatttatatatatatttagggattctacagtattcactgccttccctcgctcaaccgtttccatctctctctgttgttccattctccatcgtttaggcctctcttactcatggcgtcgtctacttcgttcctccaggattttcggggtcgtcctcttttcctccttcctatggggctccattcggttattctctttatccatctgctgtcgctagttcttcttacatgtccataccactatagtcttttttgttctatatatgttagtatgtctgtttctattgatgttctttgctttatttcgtcattacttctcctatccattcttgttactctgcagcatcttcgcaggcattccatctccgttgctactatcttactgctgtttttcttgtttatgatccaattttcagccccatatgtcataatacttcgcactaatgttttataaatctgcgtttttgtcttcatatttaggtgtctatcacaccatactgagttaagttgtcggattgctgttcttgtttgtcctaatctttgtgtaatttcttcctctgttgttgcctttttcgtgattaaaaaccccaggtatttgaatttatcctttcctttgattgttacgttgtcatcaatatgtagatcttctatgtcttcttcacttgtagataggtacatAGAattttgaatcactaaacaaccGAGAAGTAAATGTAAAGTTAAGTACTAACGCATCTTTCCAATTTTTTGAAATATCAATGGATGGTGGTGTTGTCAATTCCCACATAATAGAACGTTTCGTAACTTTTGGGGGCATATTTTCCATGTATTGTGTATCGCTTATACTCAATATTATGCTGTAGACATTCTACACATTTACAAaattgcaaataatttttctgaGGAGAATAAGCTCCTGATATTGCacgtttaaaaaatataaaacacttTTCCTTTATTTTAGAATGTCAAAGGCAATATTTAGGTGGtacaaaaatagatttttttgaaaatactaCAGTCGTATTAGCCTCCAAAACAACAACATATAAACTGGTCTTAATAgttgattttaatataatttaaattaatctaTATTATGTAATTGTAAACAAATCTAcaatataaaaatgaatatagTTAATCAGTTTTGATTTGCCACTATTAAGTTTTTTTGcaagttaaaattataataaaaacatattagaaaaaaataaactaaTGCAAATTTTTTAACTTACTTTTTCTGGAGGTTTTTGTTCCGCTGGAATTTTACCGACTAATTTTTCCGTGATAGATGCCACTTTGTTTTGTCCTAATTCTCTTGCTGTaccttcttttaatttttgatcCAAGTTTTTAATGCTTTGATCGATTTCagcaaatttaactaaaatagaAAAACACCATGTAAATAGCAATAACATTCAATAAGTACTTTGTATATGAATATTTTCataatcaattttatttatttatttaacgtgtgtttacgcgctatctcagagtcatatATCAATATTTTTACTGTAAATAAAGCAAACATTTAGCTGTATATTATAAACAGAAATTAAGGTTAGCTTGTATAATTTTCGTTGTCACTACCAAATCAATTATTATAACCAATTCTTTATCATTATATTGACGGTCTCTGAACGAATTAATACGctatttatattaatttctaaCTACTTACCCTCCTCACTCGTTTGCCTCTCCAAATGTTTTTGTTCCATCTTGTTCTGTCTAGCCAAAAATTGTTCTTTACTCCATTTTGGAACTTTTTCCTTATCGACAGCCCTCGACGGTTTTCCCAACTTATTTTCCAGAatcttcttttctatttctttAATATTCCAATCCGAGGTTTCGATTTTGCCTATCGCCCTAAGTAAGTCTTTAGGCTTTTTGTCTACTGATTGTCTGTGTCCAAACTTACTTTCCAAACTCTTTATTTTAGCTGCTATGTCTTCGTCTTTTCCCATTCCTCGATTGAATTGACTAGGGCGGTTCTCTTGATCCTATTAACATAATAATTGGTATCAGTAAagattcttttgtttttttttatgtacaaTCATGCAAGTTACTTATTAGGTTATGTATAAATAAGTAACAAGAAATATCAAATGTTGAAGATGGTCTCTTAGTGACTATAAGAAGAGAAAATATGTTCTCAAAAATTTTGATACCAAAAATATCATCTCAAGAGTGTCTACTCCAAAAGGCGTCAAAACAGCTTGAGAAAACGTTAAACTAACCAAAAAATCCTAAATATTGGAAATATTTCAAGACTATATAAAGACTATATAAACTACATAAagactatataaaaaaaatcattgaGAGTATAATTACTGAAAAGAGGAGCATGTCtaggaaaaataataaagaaacagCACATCACTAACTGGAATAGGAAATACCAATACGCAACGGCTGGTTTGATGTTATATGTGAGAACATTACCAGAAAACTAAGAATATGAATTTATGGAGCAAATGAgaatcgagaaacagaatacacTTGGAGGAAAAGTACTTGCACAAAGAAACTTAGTATTTACCAACTTACTTACTTACCACTTACTAAGTAACCAAACAAGAACACTGTATAAAACTTTGCATAATGTATTATACATATGAAAATAAACCTAGGCTGAAAATACGTAAGGACTGACAAAACAACAACAAATATACAGACAATACAAAGGAAGAAACACGCAATAGAGTTGAATACTTCAAAGAACAACTCACAGAACTGACCATAGACCAAAATTCACTATCTAAAACGCCAACTCAACGGCAATCAACAATACAGCTTTATAATTCCTTCAAAACAGGAAGTATGGAGTGCAATAACGCACCTAAAATAATGACtcagaaaataagaaaatataaagaaGGATAATTCCCAAAGGAATATATCAAGTATAGTATATATAATATAGACAGTAGTAAAAACAGGaggaaaaattaatatatcaatCAAATCTTTATAATAATTTGAAAGAAAGAGGAATCGTAACAAATTATCTGTTACTATTTATTCTGTAGAATAACCCATACAGATTCATCAAAATCATTTTAATAGTCTCTTGAATTGTTgatgaaaaattgttttttccCAAAATTGTTTGACGCAGGGGAAAAGACAGTGGAAAATTAACGAAAGTAATAGAAAAAATAGATAATATAAGAACatataacgcgctatctcagagtatggaacccagtaaatatttttgaaatgaaAAGACGGTATACATGAACTTTGCAATCAAGTAAAATGACACAACGCATCTGATgccatacttttttttattactactCTACTTCCGGTTTCACCGGAAATACACTCTcaagttatttaatttaactgggacaccctgtatatttgtgcagattaaaaaaattgttattccTAATTCATACATACCAACTTTggtagaaaaatgaaaaaaaaaaacacgagAAATCAATCACTTTACATTAAAGAATAGGTAAATTTATATACTAAgtccaataaaaatattaattttaacttCTTCttgggtgcctgtccgttccgaacgttggcgatcattctggctatgatgactttgttgattgctatacggaataactctgttgaggtctttctataccatgctcatAGGTTAACAAGCCAGGATATTCCtctttctcattatatgtcccaagtactgcagtgtacggcccttcacgatgttgaccaaatccgcggttgtggtAATcatccgtagtacttcttcattggtgactttgtcacTATTGGTTCAATAATTGTCAGACGTGATGGAAATTTGTCATGACGACGAcattttgcaactttttttttaatggaacagtTAACCGCCATAACTCTCGGTATTGGTCAAATGAGAATCCTCATTGCATCATGAAGCACATATCCAACATCCAAAAAAGTTGAATGGTGGACGGGAATTGTCCAAAATAGACTTAGAAGCCCATTTTTCTTAAACGGAAACTTGACTGGTGATAAGTATATAGAtttaataaataccaaattaTTTCTGTACATCAACAGAATGGCCAGTTATCACAAATTTTTGGTTTCAACAAGTCGGAGCACTTTCCCACTATTATTAACGGATTAAGAGATTTTGAAATGCGAATTATTCAAATCGATTGATTGGACATAGATGATTAATAGATAGGCCTACTTGTTTGCCGGATCTTAAAACCGTTAGATTTTTTCTTTGGGGTCATTAAAATCACCGTGTTTACATTAGGCGATCAACATGTAGGATTTGAGACAAAGAATTATTGATGAATATGTGAACTTATAAGTGGTTAAGTCTTGGAAAGGGTGACCACACGAATTTATTATTAGGCTTGCACATTGTCAGGAGGTGGATGACGAGCATTTTGAACATTTGAagtgattttttaaatattattcttattggccttagtaaataaatttacctattctttagttcttttaaaaaCTGCAAAAAGATAAAGGGTGTAccatttaaatacataaataaataaattgaggCCATTATGGTGAGGCCGGTAGAGTAGCAACAAAAAATATGGCATCAGATGCCTTATGTATTATTGTACTTGCATGCAAAGTTTCATGAATATCGTCGTTTCGTTATAAAGATATTTACCGCAATAAACGGAAATGACGTACGAGCATCAATATCCAAAGAAGACCTATTAAAAAGGTTAATTGTAAGTATATTTCACCGTCCAAAGGTCAGCTGTGTAAATACGAGTATATGTCGATTGTTTATAgtaaataagaaaacaaaaaaaatctaatTAATATTTGCTACATTAACAGTAATTCCAAGACTAGCATTTTTAGTAGAACACAACACCAACAGATTAGTGGTTAACATCACACTGCTTACAGGAACATAAGTAAACTGTTTCTCTAAGTCTTTAACCCTATCTTCAAACTTAGGCGCCGTTTGACGATATAATAAGATCGCATAATCTTCAAACGGTTGCGAATCTGCTTTGGCGTTCGCTTGAAGCATTTGCATACTCTTAAGAAACTGTTCGGTTTGCAACTTTCTCTGATATTTTCTTTTGTTGTGTCGTTCTGCCCGATTGGCGGCGATTTCTTCGAGCATCTTCTGACGTTCTTcctttatattaaaattacaaatatgAATTATGAATACAAAATTACTACTATTAAACATAAGTAATCAAATGATGTGAAACTAAGGCAGCTAACTACACTACCGAGCACAAATTAGGGTCACCCCCGTAGTTTGAAtgtattttagaaattattattctttttaactgttttcggttgtaacatagtttactacgGGTTggaaattattataattaaaataaaactaactaTAACACAATAAAACTACAGATATTATtcataaaatttactactaaGAGCTAAATATATAATTTGGAAACCGTATTGTCAGAGTTTATAATTATATctaacaaaaaaagtaaaatccCAACTATTCCGGCTTGTACAAAACCATTAAGACAGGTGAATCATCTGGAAAAGATAATATGGTATTAGGATGGGATGGGAAAAGATATATATTTTAGGAATATAGGTTTGATCTGGAGTGAACCGGAAAGCCTCTGTTTACAATAAGTTTTCTTCAGAAGATTTTGTTCGGTTCTAAAATAATGATAgagacaaataaaaaaacttaccacaCTCGCTCCGACTTTCTCCATCgttcttctttttcttggttTCCTGTCAACGCTGCCCACTTTCTGAGTAACCATATCCGTGTGTTGTGTTTATGCCTACTCGAGGGTCTGTTTGGTTGCGTAATTGTCGGTGGTATATTGGACGTTTAATTGTTTTGAAGGAAACTTCGCTCATTTTTGTATTTGCAACAGGTAAATCctagaattgaaggaaaaataatTAAGTAAATTTTCAATGAAGCGTATATAAAATCGAGTAAATCACGTGTCACAATAACAATTGTATCGAAATAAGAATttattacgcgctatctcagagtgctaTGTAGTCAACGCGCGAACACATTAGTGTATATTTTCTACTATATGTGATATATAAAGTACATGACGCTATGTCATTTACTCCAGAAATTGTGAAATTTGTTAACGACAAGGCTGCATCATTTCTCCTCTTTTATTTAGATATGATAAAGATGATATTTCTAGAAGCACTGTCAGAAGTTGCAACATCATcattttcaatcaaatatattttttatcttaatcCAGATATGCCTAATAACCTATATGTAGACGCTTCAAACTTGCTCAAGCTTATCACGCCTGAATATTCGACAAGCCGGAAAATTGTACTTTTATGGTTAGTATAATACTACACATAGTAAAGAATAGACGAGCACTTCGATTTTCAAGAAGGTATCTCACGGTTTGTTAATTTTCAGTTTCGAGTTGCCCAAAAAGAAGCAAATACGACGTCAAATTGGCAAGGTAGGTAATTTTAGTTCGTAATATTAACTTTTTGCCAATTATGAAGTGTTGGCGATGACTTAACACGACGAAATAAGTGGTGACACGATGACCTTATTACCATCTAATAATACAGCTGATTACTGTAACTGATGAAGATTCAGGCGAAGAGAATGAAGTggatataaataatttaattgctGCCCAAATGCAAAGCCAGGTCGGATAATTCTCAAAACGTAATCCAAATTACTATGAATCGGACACAGAAGATCATTTGCCTTGATTTCAGCGTAAAGAACATTTTTGTAGATTAAAGATCTTTGTAGTACCTCATTTTACATCAAGATTCTAGATATTCTTTTTGTTTTACTACCAGCTTCTACGAAGACGACAGGAGGTTTTTGAAACCCAGCTTCAGGTTTTCCAGGTTAGCCATGTTTCTCCACAGTGTATCATGAACTCTAGAAGAATGCTGTCAAAACAGCGTACGCTTTTTCGGCTTTCCAGGTATTGCTATAGCTTGTGCTCTTATCATTTTATCAAGTATTTTTTAAGAGTATCGGAGAAAAAGGGAGTTAGACACGTTTGCGCATGTTTTCCACAATGTATCATGAACTCTAGAAGAATGCTATCAAAACCGAGTGCTTTCTTTCGGTTTTCCAGGTATTGCTATAGCTTGTGCTCATACTATTTTATCAAGGATTTGTTACGGATATCGGAGAAAAAGGAAATTAGCTACATTTGTGCATATTTTCCATGGTGTGTCATAATATCTAAAAGAATTCTATCAAAACCTggcgttttttttttctattttaggtCTCTGGTGATCTCTTTATTTGTGAATGGTGAGTAATATTCTCTCACCTAGTCTGTTAGATGTGTTTTAAAAGACCACAGTCCTTGCCTAAGCGTGGAAACAATGTTTGAGGCTACTGAACTTGATGTGAGCCGTTAAAAGTTCAGGTTAATTGGCGCTTCCAAGTTTTCGAACAACGGTTCACGCTAGATGTTTTAAAATCCAAATTTTAAGCTTTAAACCTTTTCCTTCAGCTTAACTTCACATgattgttctttaattatttgtataaCTTCCTTTCAGTATTTTTTACTAAAACCACATCATCATCATAATATGTCAAACACCAATTGAACCAAACTGGCCTACAATTGAACTTTCTAAATATTCTGTCATGAATGACTTCTTGAActtaaaactgattttattatggacaccaacaataaaaaataaatcaatttacattaaaaatatcaaatttcaaTTGTGTTTTCTATAATAAGAGATGAGATCATAAAGCACTTCTATTTTTCACAAATTAAAATAGtaacaaataaaagttgtagttAAAATTAAAGGAGTTGGAGGTTTGCACTACCAGTATTAAGACGTGTACAAACTAATCGTGTTGCTCAAGGCCTCTGGTGCTTGTCTGGCTTGGGCTAAACCGTCCAAATTTTCCTTTAACTTAAGCGCATTCCTTTAATATAGCGACAATGGCCCGATCCACGACAGTAACCGACATGCTTGCCTTGTTTGGCTTGCGGTGGGACTCACTTCACTATCTACCCTACGATCACGAGTCTCTCGAGAAACCAAGGGATAACGAGCACTGTAAGTCATACGGGTAGTCTGTACCCGCCTTTAGAATTACCAATTATTCGTCCTAGATTCATTGGAGGGTTCATTTCGGCGTTTCCCTACAATTATAGGTAACTTCTTCTAGAACGAATAAATCAGGATATAAAATTACTCACTTACTGGTCGTGTGGTCGTCCAAACAAAACATGTCCAAAAGAACCGAATATTTTATAGTAAAAGTAAAGGAGTCTATAATTGATTGAGTTAATTGATTAagtgaaatgttttttttttaaattttgatataaataaaatgaaagaaaACAGTTGTCACCTACTGGGACTTCCTCCGCTTCGACGATAACTGAAAATTGTGTGGGTGGGGCAGAATGTGACTTCAGAGCACCAGCAAGTTGAAACGGGGAATATTGTGAAAATTTTGACAAATTTTTTACTGCTCTACTATTAAAAGCTTTCATTTTTTCCACGAATTTTTCTTCCGAAGATTTTTCAGGCTTCGAATTGGCAAAATTAATAACATCGGTTCTTTCTTCGACGACAATACCATCGTACTCGTCCATTTTTGATACTAAAGTAACGAAAAATTATAGCTATTAATATTACGAGAAGATGATGGGATTTTTATATCCAGTAGACGATTTTTGATCATGTAGACTTCGAGTGATATTCAAAGCTACAATAAACATTTCTGATTTTATCTACTGCATAAAAAAATCGCCCATCGCAAATTTTTCATCCAGAAACTTGTCATGACAGATGTATACTACCGTGAACGAGAAAGGGTTTCACGTTAGTATTCCCCATCTTTTTTGAGGCCAAAAGATTTATCACACAGAAGAACGTTGGTTACCGAGCTAAACAATCGCAAACATTCGCGAGGAAGCAAGTAGATGAGTTTATCTATACAGTTACAGATACAGTTCATGAtgaatttgttatttttaatggaaaagtcctcagcggagctgtttcgcagagcagtcaacaaaaccatgatagccttgatgatcgccaacatccggaccggataaggcactgaagaagaagaaatggaaAAGTAGCAAATCTCACTACAATGCTTCCCTACAGATAGATCAACAAAATATTGAGATAGTTACTCACTTTAAATATCTGAGATGCTACATTACAGACCAACTAGACCCAAGCAAAGCAATCAAATGCCGAATTGAAGCAGCTCGCACAacgtttctaaaaataaaattattcttctgTAACTACAACTTAAACCTAAAATTACGTCAAAGAATGATCAAATGCTATATTTGGATATTGTTACATAGCACTAAGACCTGGACTCTAAACGCTGATAGGATCAATCGCCTAGatgcgtttgagatgtggttgcaTAGAAGAATACTCCGAATACCTTGGACAGCGATGCAGACCAACGAAGCTGTGTTAAATAAAGCAAATGCCGTTCGTGAGATATTGaattgaaaaatattaaattaaaaaaaaaatcatatctagGCTATGTTCTTAGAGTAGAATGGTACAGAATCATTTAGCTCATTCAAATGTCATGTCTCAACATTCGTGATGGGACAGGAATGCTCAGTGCCCAACAACTATTTCGATTGGATGAAGACCGTGAATAACTCGCCAATGTAATTGAAAACGTTAGGAGGATCAAATATGGCACCGAAAGAAGAATAAATGGAAAAGACAGTGGACAATAGTAATATTTTTGCTGTTACAAGAGATGGTATTGgaggtttatttaaaaaatccataAACGGTCTCTGTAACATATTTTTTTAGCGATTATCATGGTGCAAAGGGTATAACAGCCACGAAAATTTCACTAGACGATTATTAGAACTGAATATAATGGTATCAAATTTGCTCTTCGATGACGAATAGTTCTTGCATAAacaacttttaatatttttttacaaacatGGAAATAAAATGCCATTTTTGTTATTCCTACAAAAAAAAGTACCGAATATACTAAATTCtgccaatacttcacaaaaaGGTAACCAACAAATGTTTGTCAGCATTGTGCAAGTCAAAGAATAAAGAAATCTTTCCCTATTTCTAATAATTATCCCATacatacatttaataaaaaattaaaacgcgctatctcagagttcattTTGGCAATATTTGTACGAATTTACCTGAAGTTACATCGGTAAGTCTGCTATTCGTAATAATAGTTTCTACGTCGGTATCCGCCTTATTTTCTTGACGAAAAAAATCGTTAGAACTTATCCAATTCGATACTCTACTGAAAATTTGATTGTGTATCCCATCCCCCTCTATCATTGTCCTCGCACGAATCTTTTTTTGACCATTTAAATTCAACTGACAGTTTCGGCTTGTCAGCCCATTGTCAAAATCATGGCTGTTGTTTTTTCTCGACGTTTTTGAAGTCGCCCTACCGAGCGTCTCAAATAATGAATTTTGATCCAAAAATGGGTCAAGATTATACGGTAGACGGGAACTAAAAtggagcaaaaaaaaaataaaatattgggttaatataaaaattacttttatttaCTGACGAGGAAAGGCGAATTacgtaaataaatacaaaaatagaaaaagagataaaacaaacaataaagaAAGCCAATGAATTACGgattaaaaaaatgttggaaatagaaaaatatcAGAGAAAGTATGGCACATTTATCGAATGTCATGTAAAGAAAATAACAGGGGATCAAAGGAAAAACCAAACAGGATTACTTAAGGGTGGAGATGGCAAATTTATTatagatttagaaaataaaattttagagaTGGATTATGAATACATAAGAGAATTCTTGATGATGCTACACACAACATTTGTTAGATAAATGATGAAACTGGACTCGAAATCGTAAAAAAAGAATTACAGCGAGCAATTAAAAGCTGCAGGACTGGGAAACCAAATGAACTTGACGGGATTCCTAGAGAATTCCTAATTGACCAGGGAAATAACGATTTTCCCAGGACactcgttgatacaggtatcGAACAGCAGctattgataaatttggtgataacaataatgtaataaacaaaatatgcaaaggattttattttttactctcCATTTACGGCGTCGAGCTCATGTCCCTCTGACCACATCCTAGACCCCAGTTTCTCTTAATATATCTTCATTCTTTATTCTATCTTTGTGAGAAAGTGTAATACTACTTTATTCAACGTAATATTACACTGGCATTCCAGAATAAGACGAGACTAATTGAAAGAAAAAATTGTCAAGTactaaacagaaaaaaagaaagaGACAGAGGtagacaaaaacaaatatggagattcataagaaaccaa
Proteins encoded in this region:
- the LOC140432071 gene encoding F-actin-monooxygenase Mical-like; this translates as MVTQKVGSVDRKPRKRRTMEKVGASVEERQKMLEEIAANRAERHNKRKYQRKLQTEQFLKSMQMLQANAKADSQPFEDYAILLYRQTAPKFEDRVKDLEKQFTYVPDQENRPSQFNRGMGKDEDIAAKIKSLESKFGHRQSVDKKPKDLLRAIGKIETSDWNIKEIEKKILENKLGKPSRAVDKEKVPKWSKEQFLARQNKMEQKHLERQTSEEVKFAEIDQSIKNLDQKLKEGTARELGQNKVASITEKLVGKIPAEQKPPEKTNRQPALPTPNNSEFCHFCKKRVYLMERLSAEGRFFHHGCF